The sequence CTCAAGGTAAATCTGGCCGTCGGTAATCGAAATCACGTTGGTTGGAATATAGGCCGACACGTCGTTGGCCTGAGTTTCGATCACCGGCAGTGCGGTCAGTGAGCCACCACCATACTCCTCGCTCAGACGAGCTGCCCGTTCGAGCAACCGTGAGTGGAGATAGAAGACGTCACCGGGGTACGCCTCACGACCGGGCGGACGACGGAGCAAGAGCGACACTTGGCGGTAGGCAACGGCGTGTTTGCTCAAGTCGTCGTAGACGATCAGGGCATCCTTCACCAGTTGCCCATTGAGCATCACACCGTTCTCCATAATCTCTTCACCCATCGCACAACCGGCGTAAGGGGCGATGTATTGCAATGCAGCACTCTCAGAAGCGGTTGCTGACACTACGATGGTATACTCCATCGCACCGAACCGTTCAAGGGTACCGACGACTTGCGCTACCTGTGCCCGGCGCTGACCAATCGCAACGTAGATACACACCATCCCCTGACCTTTCTGGTTGATGATGGTATCAACGGCGACTGCGGTCTTGCCGGTTTGACGGTCACCAATGATCAGCTCACGCTGCCCACGTCCAATAGGGATCAACGCATCAATTGCAATAATACCGGTCTGTACTGGCGTATCAACCGACTTGCGGGTAATCACGCCAGGAGCGATACGCTCAATTGGGCGTGTTTTCTCGTAGATGATTGGTCCCTTACCATCGATTGGTTGACCGAGCGGGTTCACCACTCGCCCCAACAATCCCTGCCCGACCGGCACCGAAATAACGCGCCCGGTCGAGGTGACCATATCCCCTTCCTCGATCGTTTCATCATCGCCAAGAATAATAGCGGCGACACTATCTTGTTCGAGGTTCAGGGCAATACCATAAATCGATTCATTTCGACCGGCTTTCGGCGGAAATTCAACGATCTCAGAAGCGACGACCTGATCAAGGCCGGACAGCCGCGCGACGCCGTCTCCGACGGCAATCACCGTACCGACATTGACCTGACGCGGCTGAAGGTCGACGCCGCTTGTGATCCCCTGCTTCAGCCGGGCGATCAATTCCTCAGTAATCGTCGTCATGCTCTACTCCGTCGCGCTGGTAGCCGGCGACACCGGGCCAGCGAGCTGAGTTCTAACGGTTAACTTGCCTGCAAGACACGTTGGATGGCGCTCAGGCGTGTGCGGAGACTATTATCAAGCACCTGATCACCAACCCGAATAATCAAACCACCGATCAGGGTCGGATCAACATGATACGTTACATGTACCCTGCCGTAGCGTTGCTGCAACTCGCGGCTAATCCGCTCTTTCTGCTCATCGCTCAACTCAATCGCACTGGTGACACTGGCATCAATTGCCTGGCTACCGACGGTATCGAGGTAACCTGGCAGCGCAGCAGCCACTGCGTTGAGTTCACCGGCCAGCCCCTCTTTTACCATAGCGAGCAAGAAGTTTCGCACTTGTGGCAGCAAATCAGCCGGCAATACCGCTGCTGCGTCATTAACCGACAGACCGGCAACACGCGGGGCAGCGGCCCGAATCTGCTCAGCAGCCGTTGTCAAGAGTGCTTCTACCAGCGGAGCAGCCAGTTCTCGTGCGTCAATGGTCGTTGCCATACCCTTCGTTTCCTCACGCAGACCAGGTCTTTACCGGAACTGCGACATTAGTTACGGCGATCAAGCGCTGCCAGCGACTCGGCAATCAATGCGTCGTGACCGCGAGCCTGGAGTTCTGCTCCCAAAACACGGCTGGCTGTCAAAGTTACCAGCTCGGCGATCTGGCTCTTTGCCTCGCTCAACATACGAGCGCGCTCCTGTTCGGCCTGGAGACGAGCTTCTTCCTTCAGACGCTCGGCCTCGCGACGTGCCTGCGCAATGATCTCTGCTTCCTGCTGCTTGGCCCGCTCCTGCGCCTGGGCAACGATGCGAGCCGCTTCCTGACGCGCCTTAGCAATTTCTGCCTCGTAATCACGTCTGGCGTTAGCCAACTGCTCGCGTACCTTTTCCGCATCGCGGACACTCTCCTCAATCCGCTTGGTGCGCTCGTTCAGCAAGTTCATTATCGGTCGGTACAAGAGCGCTCGCAGAATGAAGATGAGCAACAGAAAGTTGATCAGTTGCGCGATAAACAGGGTCGGATTAATACCTAATGCTTCCACCCTTCAAACCTCCCGTAACGCGCCAATATTTTACTGTAAGACGCCAAAACCGATCAAGAACGCAATGACCAGACCGAAAATTGCCAGTGCTTCGGTAAAGGCAATACCGATGAACATGTAGGTAACGACCCGGTTCTCGATTTCAGGATTGCGGCCAATCGCCTGCACCGCACCCGACACGATAATCCCAATGCCGACACCCGGCCCAATTGCGCCCAGACCCACAGCGAGCGCGGTTGCGACGAGATTCAGACCCTCCATGATTGAGATGCCTCCTTAAAGCAAACTCTGCGACGAACCCAAATGTCTATTACAAACAACTGCGGAATACTCCGCACGAACACAACATCTTAATGTGCATGCTCCTCGTCATGGCCGGTGACGGCGATATTGAGGAAAGCGTAGGTCAACAAGGCAAAGATCAAGGCCTGGATAAATCCGACGAACACCTCGAAACCGTAGAAGGGCAGTGGTAGCAAGAGTGGAACCAGGAATGCCATGACTACCAGCAACACCTCACCTGCGAAGATGTTCCCAAAAAGACGGAAGGCCAGAGCGAAGGGCTTCACCAGTTCGGAGATGAACTCGATAATCCCCACGAACGACATGATACCATTCGTGTTAAAGAACTTCTTCAGGTACCCTGGACCCAGCGCACGGAAGCCCCAGTACTCGATGAAGACGAACGAGATAGCTGCAATGGCAAAGGTAAAGTTGAGATCAGCGGCTGGCGCACGGAAGAGCGGGACTAGTTTCTTACCCTGCGCTGCGCAGGTGTCGTATGCCACTTCACTCTCAGCCGCTAAAACGTTGCCTAGCGGTGCGGCTGGCGCAGCTAATGCCACTCGCTCATCAGCCACGGCATGCTCGCCTTTGTGCTTCTCGTGGCACACACCAATGGAACCCACGCCGGGCAACAGACCAAACCAGTTCCCAAACAAGACGAAGAGAAAGATGGTTGCTACCAGTGGGAAGGCGGTCGCGACGTAGCGGGCATTGATGTTGCGAAAGAGATTGTACAACGACTCGAGCACGAATTCCATGACGTTCTGCAAACCACGTGGTACCATCTGTAAGTTGCGGGTTGCAGCAAACGCCAATGCAATGACAAAGATGTCGATGATGATCGAGACAAGAAATGAATTGGTGATGGGGAAACCTGGGATACCGTCAAAGATGACTTCAGCGGCAACTTCTACGTGTGGTTCACCAGTGTAGAGAAAAAAGCGACTGGCAATCGAAATCGCGAGTGCCCCCACAATGATCAAGATGTTTCGAGTCCTCGTTGACAACGCTTACCTCCTGCTCAACAACGTCGGACATTGCCCAGCGCCACAAGATGCTTTCGTGAGCGCTGTCGCCCAGAGCACGAACAACTGCTTCCTTGTTCAGTCTTTCACAATCAGTATAACCCACCTCGCGAATTTTCGCAACTCACCTGATCCGTAGTAGCGTTACAGTTCAGCGAGGCCGTCGCCGAGTATACCATAGCTGTGCGGGATGGGCAACTGATGAGCGAGCGAGATGATATGGTTGGGGCGAACGA comes from Chloroflexus sp. Y-396-1 and encodes:
- the atpH gene encoding ATP synthase F1 subunit delta → MATTIDARELAAPLVEALLTTAAEQIRAAAPRVAGLSVNDAAAVLPADLLPQVRNFLLAMVKEGLAGELNAVAAALPGYLDTVGSQAIDASVTSAIELSDEQKERISRELQQRYGRVHVTYHVDPTLIGGLIIRVGDQVLDNSLRTRLSAIQRVLQAS
- the atpB gene encoding F0F1 ATP synthase subunit A; this translates as MSTRTRNILIIVGALAISIASRFFLYTGEPHVEVAAEVIFDGIPGFPITNSFLVSIIIDIFVIALAFAATRNLQMVPRGLQNVMEFVLESLYNLFRNINARYVATAFPLVATIFLFVLFGNWFGLLPGVGSIGVCHEKHKGEHAVADERVALAAPAAPLGNVLAAESEVAYDTCAAQGKKLVPLFRAPAADLNFTFAIAAISFVFIEYWGFRALGPGYLKKFFNTNGIMSFVGIIEFISELVKPFALAFRLFGNIFAGEVLLVVMAFLVPLLLPLPFYGFEVFVGFIQALIFALLTYAFLNIAVTGHDEEHAH
- the atpA gene encoding F0F1 ATP synthase subunit alpha, which encodes MTTITEELIARLKQGITSGVDLQPRQVNVGTVIAVGDGVARLSGLDQVVASEIVEFPPKAGRNESIYGIALNLEQDSVAAIILGDDETIEEGDMVTSTGRVISVPVGQGLLGRVVNPLGQPIDGKGPIIYEKTRPIERIAPGVITRKSVDTPVQTGIIAIDALIPIGRGQRELIIGDRQTGKTAVAVDTIINQKGQGMVCIYVAIGQRRAQVAQVVGTLERFGAMEYTIVVSATASESAALQYIAPYAGCAMGEEIMENGVMLNGQLVKDALIVYDDLSKHAVAYRQVSLLLRRPPGREAYPGDVFYLHSRLLERAARLSEEYGGGSLTALPVIETQANDVSAYIPTNVISITDGQIYLESDLFNAGQRPALNVGISVSRVGGAAQTRAMRAVAGKLKGELAQFRDLAAFAQFASDLDATTKAQIERGQRLQELLKQPQYHPLPVEDQVAILYAAINNYLDDVPVPLITKWRDDFLTFLRTAHPEVRKLIYDNRLDRKFPSPEVKEALEAAIKEFKATSNYS
- a CDS encoding F0F1 ATP synthase subunit B, with the translated sequence MEALGINPTLFIAQLINFLLLIFILRALLYRPIMNLLNERTKRIEESVRDAEKVREQLANARRDYEAEIAKARQEAARIVAQAQERAKQQEAEIIAQARREAERLKEEARLQAEQERARMLSEAKSQIAELVTLTASRVLGAELQARGHDALIAESLAALDRRN
- the atpE gene encoding ATP synthase F0 subunit C; this translates as MEGLNLVATALAVGLGAIGPGVGIGIIVSGAVQAIGRNPEIENRVVTYMFIGIAFTEALAIFGLVIAFLIGFGVLQ